The Anguilla anguilla isolate fAngAng1 chromosome 4, fAngAng1.pri, whole genome shotgun sequence genome has a window encoding:
- the LOC118225957 gene encoding tripartite motif-containing protein 16-like, giving the protein MSIPLSLSRSFRERKRNSVSVTVSSKMAEGGVSLDQDQFSCPICLDLLKDPVAIHCGHSFCMGCIQGCWDQDDHTGVYSCPHCRETFTPRPVLRKNTMLAEVVEKLKKTGLQAAPPAHCYAGPGDVECDSCTGRKRKAVKSCLMCLASYCDTHLKLHNALHPGKRHKLIDASENLQEKICSHHDKLLEVYCQTDQQCICYLCTMDKHKGHKKVSAAAARTEKQKQLGVTQSKFQQRIQEREKKLQDLRQAVQSLKAALEDSERIFTELIHSIERRSSEVKELIRNQENVAESQAEGLLERLEQEIAELRRRDAELEQFSHTEDHIQFLQSFQSFCVPPGPGDIPSITVSPHDSFETLKKSFSELKEQLEDIFKVELVKISKSVKEVYTVEPSTREDFLQYSCQLTLDPNTVNKHLDLSEGNRQVTHVAQIQSHPGHPERFECLQKNSYPLTWDRNTGSYIESYSSSGYNSYQMNGNEKKLQMERLKMYAQVLCSEGLSGRCYWEAEWSRTGEVSIAVSYKEISRKGQGDEGIMGNNDKSWSLRFSPSRYQFWHNNVGTGIRVTSSSTIGVYLDHRAGTLSFYSVSDTMTLLHRVHTTFTQPLYPGFWVWGVGSSVKLCDLEREKGKISCN; this is encoded by the exons ATGTCaatcccactctctctgtcacgcagtttcagagaaagaaaacgtaactctgtttctgtcactgtgagcagtaaaatggctgaaggtggaGTTTCACTGGATCAGGATCAGTTCAGCTGTCCAATCTGTTTGGATCTACTGAAGGATCCGGTGGCTATTCACTGTGGACACAGTTTCTGTATGGGTTGTATTCAGGGCTGCTGGGATCAGGATGATCATACTGGTGTCTACAGCTGTCCCCATTGCAGAGAGACTTTCACCCCAAGGcctgttttaagaaaaaacaccatgctggctgaagtggtggagaaacttaagaagacaggactccaagctgctcctcctgctcactgttacgCTGGACCTGGAGATGTAGAGTGTGATTCCTGCACTGGGAGAAAGCGCAAAGCTGTCAAGTCCTGTCTGATGTGTCTGGCCTCTTACTGTGACACTCACCTCAAACTTCACAATGCACTCCACCCAGGAAAGAGACATAAGCTGATCGATGCttctgaaaacctgcaggagaagatctgctCTCACCATGACAAACTGCTGGAGGTTTACTGCCAGACAGATCAGCAGTGTATCTGCTATCTGTGTACGATGGATAAACACAAAGGGCATAAAAAAGtttcagctgcagcagcaaggactgagaaacag aagcagctgggtgtaacacagagtaaattccagcagagaatccaggagagagagaagaagctgcaggatctgagacaggctgtgcagtcactcaag gcagcactggaggacagcgagaggatctttactgagctgatcCACTCCATTGAGAGAAGGAgctctgaggtgaaagagctgatcagAAATCAGGAGAATGTTGCGGAGAGTCAGGCTGAAGGACTCCTGGAgcgactggagcaggagattgctgagctgaggaggagagacgctgagctggagcagttttcacacacagaggatcacatccagttcctccag AGCTTTCAGTCTTTCTGTGTAcctcctggacctggagacatacccagcatcactgtcagtccACACGACTCTTTTGAGACTCTGAAGAAATCTTTCTCTGAACTGAAAGAGCAGCTGGAGGACATCTTCAAGGTGGAACTGGTCAAAATATCTAAATCAG TGAAAGAAGTCTATACTGTAGAGCCCAGCACCAGAGAGGATTTCTTACAGT ATTCCTGTCAGCTCACTCTGGACCCCAACACAGTGAATAAACACCTCgatctgtctgaggggaacagacaGGTGACCCATGTGGCACAGATCCAGTCACATCCTggtcatccagagagatttgagtgcTTGCAGAAAAATTCATATCCCCTGACATGGGATCGAAATACTGGATCATACATAGAATCCTATTCATCTTCAGGTTATAACAGCTATCAAATGAACGGGAATGAGAAGAAGTTACAAATGGagagattaaaaatgtatgcccaagtgctgtgcagtgagggtctgtctggacgctgttactgggaggctgagtggagCAGGACTGGGGAGGTTTCTATAGCAGTGTCTTATAAagagatcagcaggaaagggcaGGGCGATGAGGGTATAATGGGAAATAATGACAAGTCCTGGAGTTTGCGCTTCTCTCCCTCCAGATACCAATTCTGGCACAATAATGTGGGCACTGGAATACGTGTTACCTCATCCTCCACAATAGGAGTATACCTGGATCACAGGGCaggaactctgtccttctacagtgtctctgacacaatgaccctcctgcacagagtccacaccacattcactcagcccctCTATCCTGGGTTTTGGGTTTGGGGAGTTGGATCTTCAGTAAAACTGTGTGAtctggaaagagagaaagggaagatcAGCTGTAATtag